The Bryobacteraceae bacterium genomic sequence GGCGGCTGTGCCTGCAGGGCCAGCACAACCAGTAGCAGCGGAGCGATTCGCATAGAAGAAGCTTACGCCTTTTGCCCGCGGCCGTGCCTCGTCGCGGCGGCCGTGGCCTACTTCATTCCGAACAAATTTGGCCGCACGTGTTTGTACTGAAATCGCGCCGGGTTCATCGAAGTAACGCCGCCGGAATCCACCGCGATGATCCGTGCCGACACCGGCTCATAGGCGGCGCGCGGAGCGATCGTGCCCTTCGCCACCAGGATCTTCATGCGATCCGGATAGACGCCCACACTGATCAGTTGATGCAGGCTGAACGGGATCACCCGCTTCGGCGTGAGCAGCAGGTAGTTCGGAAGATCCGGTGTGGAACCCTCCACTTCGATCAGAGCGGAAACGCCCATGTCCCAGTAGCGCCCGCCGCCGTGGCGAACCGCCGGTTCCACGAAGCGGCCGTCGTGAATCGATTTCACGCGTCCGCGGATACGAACCGGCTCGCCGTGCATCTTGTCCGTCTTCCCGCCAACGGCCATGTCGAACGCGCCGCCCACGCCGGTGCGGATCGCGGCGTCCACTGCGGCCGGATCGGCGATCGTCATCGCCCAGCCTTCAGCCTTCTGTTCGAGTAACTGCGAAAGGACGAACGTGCTGTCGCCAGCCGAACCACCGCCGATATTGTCGCCCGCGTCCATGAGAGTCACCGGATACTTCCCGTTGTGCATCGCCATGTCAACGGCTTCGGCCGTCGTCGGCGCGCGGAACACCAGCTTCTCGCGGAGCCCCCAAAGCATGTTCGCGAGCCGCTCGGCTTCGCTGCGGGCGAGCGCCGGATCGTTATCGGTGACCACCACCGCGCTAGGGCCCATCGCAGGAATATCGGCGTACTGGTAGCCGCCCGAAACGCTGGCCGCCAGCACCTTGGGGTTTCGCTCGGCCGCCTTGCTCGCGTCGGTCACCGGTTTCAACGGCTCCGCGTACGTGTTGTGGAACAGGATGTTGAACAGCATCGGCGGCTTCACGATCGCCTGCGTGGGCCTTACCTTGCCCGCGACGATATCCGCCATGAGGCGCGCGCCCCGCTCTCCTTGCTCGCGCGCGTCCAGGTGCGGGCACTCCTTGTAGGTGAGCAGCGCCGTTGTCATCCGCACGATCTCCTCGGAAACGTTGGCATGGAAATCGTGGACCACGACAATTGGGATCTTCTCGCCGAACACCTGCCGTACCCGGCGCACCACCTCGGCGTCGGCGTGAGGATGGCTTTCGGTCACCATCGTGCCGTGCAGGAACAGCAGGATCCCATCGAGCTTCGGCGCAGCGCGCAGGCCGCCGAGGAGTTCCTTCAGCAGCGATTCGAACGCGGCGTCCCGCACGGCGCCGATCGTCTGCGGGCCGGCGACGATCGTTGGATACAGGTCCAATCTGGTGGCGCGCGCTCCGGCGATGAAGCCGGCGATCGTGTTGTTGGCGCTGACCGACCGGTCGATGATCTCCTGGCCGCGAAGGATGCCTTTGGCGCCGCCGATACCGGTCTCGAAATCGGCCAGCGTCGTCTTCCGCGGGTTGAACGTATTCGTCTCGTGGACAATGCCGCCCATGCCGATGACCGGCCGCGATTGGGCCATGGCGAAAGCGGCAAACAGAAAGAGGATTGAAATACGCACTTCGAGTGCGATCATAGCAGGCTGCGCCGGCTCACCCGTGCAGCATCTCGGCGAGCTTGCGGACCAACTCGGGCCGCGCCGCGTGCAAGTTGTTCGCCTCCTCGCGATCCTCGGCCAGGTCGAACAGCAACGGCGTTCCCGGCCCGGCCTGTTTGCCGGACGCCGCCGGGTCAAACCCCGTCACTAGCTTGTAGCGCCCATCCCACGCCATGCGCCAGTCGTTCAATCCGCTTGTGGCGCATTCGCGATGACGCTTGACCTTCCCCTCGAACAGTCCCCGTAGGGACCGGCTATCCATCGACGCGGGCCGCGCAACGCCGCCGTAGTCGAGAAACGTCGCACCGAAATCGAGGATGCTCGCCAACTCGGCGGACCTCACGCCCGCCTTGATTCCAGGCCCAGCCGCGATCATCGGCACGCCGGCGCTCTGCCAGTAAGGCACGGTCTTTCCCCAACGGTTGTGGTCGCCCAGCATCTCCCCGTGGTCGCTCGAGAAGATCACGATCGTGTTATCCAGTTCGCCGCGTTTGCGCAGTTCTTCCAGATACCGGCCTACCCACAGGTCGAGGTTCTCGCACATCGCGGTGTAGTTCTCGCGAATCGCGTTGTGGATCGCCGCGTCGTACTGATGGCTGCGGAAGGGGCCCGGGAACTTGCGCCCCCGGACACGCTTCTCCATCGCACGCGTGATATCCATCGGCCCGTGCGGTCCGGTAAAGTTCACCTGCAGGAACCACGGCTTGCCGGATGGGGCCCGCCGCAGCAGATCCAGCCCGTTCTGCCCGATCCAGTTGTCGCAGTAGGCATCGTCAGGGAGCGGCGTCGGGTTCGTATCCTTGTATTCCTCGCGATGCGCGAAGTCGTCGATGTGCGTCTGCATCAGCCCGCGCTTTCGCAGCATCGCCATGTAGGGATCCTTCGGCTGCCCGTCGCGGGCGCTGCGCGGAGCGTCGCGCTTGCCGGCGTTGTCGATGGCGTCGGAGAACCCCCAATCGCCGGTGGACCGCTTCCCATCCACGCCCCAGTCGAGCGTCTTCTTGTGCAGGTCGATCTTGCCGCAGGCCATCGTGTGATAGCCCGATTCCCGCAGTAGCGTGTAGAACGTCGGTTGGTCTAGCGGATAGTCCTGGCCGTTGTTGATCACGCCGCAGCGCTCGTAGGCGCGGCCGGATGCCAGACACGCGCGGGACGGCGCGCACAACGGCGACGCCACTGTCGCGCGGGTGAACTCGATGCCGCGTTTGCGCAACGTGTTCAGGTTCGGCGTGCGGACGTCGAGGTTGCCGTTCCATCCGCCCCAGTCCGGACGCCACTGGTCGGGAAACAACAACAGCAGATTGGGGCGCCCCCCGGCAGCCGCTAGCGTCGCAACGCCGGCCGTGCCCCCGAGAAACTGTCGCCTGGTTGTGTTCACTTCTTGTGCGCTGTATGGCAGCCCTTGCACGAACTGAGCACGCGCGCGAACTCCGTATTGGCCTGCGCAAGGTTCTTCGCCTCGATTGCCTTCAGCGTCGCCTCGGAGCCCTCGCGCAGATCCTTTGACGCGTTTGCCCACGTGGAATCCGGACATCGGCCATCCGCCATCAGCACGTGGCCGGACTCGGCCAACATCTCGGCATGCATCTTGGCTTCCGCCCAACCCGCGTCGTCAGAAATGCCGGCCTTCAACTGCTTCGCCAGCGCGCCGCAATGCGGCTGGTTCACCGCCTTCATCCAGATCTTGGTTTCGAGCGGGCGCGTCTTCCCCTTCTGGACCTGGGCCGTTAGCATCGCCCCCATCGCCAGCGCGATCAATCCGATTCCAATCTTCTTCATTCCATAGCCTCCCTACTTCAGCGTCTTCTCGAAAAACTGCTCCATGCGCTCGAGCGTCGGAGCGAACCACGGAGGACGATTGAAGAACCCGTGGACCGCACCCGGCGCCGTCATCAATTCCGCCTCCACCCCCGAGGCCTTCAGCTTTTCCATCATATCGATCGACTGCTGAATCGGCACCGTCGTATCCGCGTCGCCGTGAAGAAACAAGAACCGGGCGGATTTCGCCGAAACATGCGTGATCGGCGTCGCCAACTCCCATACCGCCGGCCTCTCTGCGAACGTCCCTCCCAGAAACGCCGATACGCTGTTCGACGCGTTTCCCGGCGCGCTCTTCCCGAACGAAACAAGATCCACCGCCGGGTTGAACGCCGCCACCGCGATCACCTCACTGGACTCGCCCGCGCTTCCTCCGGCGCCTTCGAGATCCGTGCGGCCGGCCGTCACGCCCAGCATCCCAACCAGGTGCCCGCCCGCCGATCCGCCCGCCGCGCCGATCCGCTTCGGATCGATCCCATACGCCTTGGCGTTCGCCCGCATCCATCGGACGGCTGCCTTGGCGTCGTGCATCGCCGCCGGCCACGTCGCCTCGCCGCTCAGCCGGTATTCAATCGACGCGCCCACGAACCCCCGCCCGGCCATATGCGCAGCCTGACGCGAAAACGCGTTCTTGCTCCCATTGCGCCACCCGCCTCCGTGAATGTACACCACGGCCGGACGGCTCGTTCCGGACGCGGGCAGGTACAAATCGAGATGCATCTCGCGCGATCCATACCTCGCGTAGACGAGATCCTTCTTCACTTCCACGCCGGGGGGAATCGTCAAAGGCGGTGTCGGCCCATTCTGCGCCACCAGCGCCGCCACGCAAGCCAGTATCCAAACCATTCGATTCATCCGCTATCCCTTCTTTCGCCCCGCCGGAACGTTCGGCGGCGGCCTGCCCGGAATTTCTTCGCCATCATACAAGCTCTGCGTCAGCCACGGATCTTTCGTGTCCACGCGCCATTCCTGCACGCGGCGGCGCATCTTCTCGAGCGTCTCCCGGTGCGCGGAGGTTCCGGCCAGATTCTCCAGTTCATCCGGATCGCGGGAGACGTCGTAGAGCTCCTCCTTCGTCCGATGCAAATACGCCCCCACCGCGCGCCCGCCCACCTTCGCGCGCTCCCCTTCGGCGAGCACGCTCTGCCACGTTTTTGACGCCCATAGGTCGCTGGCATGGGGATAGGAAAGTTCCGGATACAGGTTGCGAATGTATTTGAAGCGCCGATTCCTCATGCCGCGCACCGGATAGTACGTCGTCACCTCGTGGAACGTGTGCGAGAAGAAAACCTCGTCGCGCCCGGTGGGATTCTCCTGGTCCAGCACAGGCAGCAGGCTCTTCCCCTGCAGCGGATAATCGGGACCCTTCGCCCCCGACCATTCGAGGAACGTCGGCAGCAGATCCGTCCAATTGACCATCGCGTTGTTCAACACGCCGCGGCGCGCTCCGGGCGCACGCACGATCATCGGCAGGTGCAGCCCGGCGTCATAGCAGTTGGTTTTCGCGTTCGGGAACGGCATCCCGTTGTCGCTGATGAAGACCACCAACGAGTTATCTAGCTGCCCCGCCTCCCGCAGCACATCGAAAATCATGCCCACGCCCTGGTCCAACCGGTTCGACGCTTCGTAGTACTCGGCCACCTCCTCGCGCGTCGGGCGATTGTCCGGCAGATACGCGGGCAGCCGGACTTTCGCCGGATCGAACCGGTTCCGCGTCACACCCGGGTAGTCGCGATTAGCGAATCCATTGCCGGCGCGATGCGGATCGGTGAAGCCCACGTGCAGGTAGAACGGCTTGCCTTGGGACGCCTGCACGAACTCGCGCGCCCGCCGCGCCACGGCGTGCACGTCTCGTCCGCCTTCGTTGGTTGCGTTCATGTCCCAAGGAAACTGATAGAGCGGATTGACGTGCAGCTTGGCGATCACACCGGTGCGATACCCGCGCGCCCGCAGCAGCTCCGGAGCCGATTTCACCGCCGGCAGGTACGAGAAGTTGTGCGGCGCATGCGCATGGCCGAAATGCCCGGACGTGTGATTCTGCAGCCCGCTGAGAATCACGCTCCGGCTCGCGCTGCATGACGCGGTTGTGCAGTACGCGTTCGTGAACCGGATCCCCTCCGCCGCCATGCGATCGAGATTCGGGGTCTTCGCGGTGGCGTCGCCGTAAGCGCCAGTGTGCAGGCCCAAGTCATCGGCGATCAACAGCACAATGTTCTTCGCTTTGGCGGTGTTCTGCAGAAAAGCGGGCGCTGCGGCAAACAGTTCGCGGCGGGTCGGCATCGCCGCTATGCCCGTCCCTTCCACAGCGCGATCCCGCCAAGAAGGCCGTTCACGTTCGGCGCGATCTCCACGTTCGCCGGAAGCGGCCGTTCCACCAACCCGGCATTCCCTCCGCCGAGGTACAGACGGTCGAAGTGAAACAGGTTCTCCCAATTACGGATCGCCTCCCGCAGTCTCCGGTTCCACTTCATGGCGCCTGACTTCTTCAATCCTTTCTTCCCGAGGCATTCCTCGTACGTGCGGCGCTTGCGGAACAAATGATGCGCGATCTCCACTCCGGCGGCCAGCTTCCCGTCGCGGTAGAGCGCCGCGCCGAGCCCTGTCCCGAGCGTCGCCACCATCTCCAACCCGCTGCCCGACACCGCGCCCAGCCCCTGCACGGCGGCATCGTTCTCCGTCAGCACCGCCTTGCCCAGCCGCGCTTCCAGCATGCGGTCGATGTCGAAACCGGTCCACGGGCCGTCCAGGTTCGGCGCCGTCGCCACCACGCCGTTCTTGATCACTCCGGGAAAACCAACGGAGACCCGGTCGAAGCCGCCCGCCTGCGCCGCCAGCTTCTCCACGATGGCGACAACCGCCTCGGGCGTCGCCTGTTCCGGCGTCTTCTCACGGAACCGGCCGGTCAACGGCGCGCCGTGGTCATCCACCACCAGCGCCTTGATCCCCGTTCCGCCGATATCCACGCATAACGTATGGGGCCTTCCATTCTCATTCATCGCAGTACTCTCACTTTCCTCCAGGAGTCCAATCGTAACCCGGGCTCCACGGAAAGCGCCGTGGCAAGAGCGTCTGCAAGCGCCCCCCGGGCCGCGACCACCGTCACGGGCTTTGATTCCCGCAGCGCCCACCCGGTCCGCGGGTCAACGATATGCGAGTATCTTACGCCATTGAGGACCGCGCTCTGCTCAGCGGGTCCCGACGTCGACACCGCGCAATGGCGCAGTTCCTCCACCGGACCGCCCTCGCCCAACGACACGCGCCATCCGCGCCGTCCCGGCGGAGCCGCCCCGATCGCCAGATCGCCGCTCGCCGCAACCAGCGCCTGATCTATGCCCGCGCCCCGCAGGCAGTCGAGCATCCGGTCCGCCGCCCATCCCTTCGCGATTCCACCAAGATCGAGTTGAATCCCCGGCGCGGTCAATCGCACCCGCCGGCGGCGCCTGTCGAACTCGACGTGCCGCCACCCGGACGCTTTCCTCGCCGCCGCGATCGCCTCCTCCTTGGGAAGCGAACCCGCCGCGCGCCCCCGCCGCCACAGCCGGATCAACGCACCCGCGGCCGGATCGAACGCACCGCCCGTCTTGCGCGCAACCTCGCGGGCCAGTCGCAGCACGCCGAACAACTCCGCCGACACCGTGCCTTCGCCAGCCCGGCAAAGCCGGTTCAACTCGCTGTCTGGCTTGTAGTCGGAGAGCCGCGCGTCAAGATCCCGCGCGATCGCGAAGGCGCCATCGAACGCCCGCTTGGCCGCCGCTTCGTCCGGAGCATGGAGCACGATCCGGAACAGCGTGCCCATGCACGGCTCCACAGCTTCGAACCTCGATCGATTCCCCGCGCCGCCCAGCAAAGCGCCCGCCGCGGCAAAACCGCAAACGGCGCGCCGGCTCAGTCGTGGAGGAGAAAGCTGATCCGCAGCCGGACCCGGTATTCGGAAATCCGGCCGGCGGTCACTTTCACGTATCGGTCCGAAATCCATGCTCCAGTGATATTTTCCAGCGTCGCCGCCGCGCGTTGCACGGCTGCGGCGACCGCGTCGTCGAAGCTCACCGGAGAGGATGCGCAAACTTCGGTAACCCGGGCCACGCTCATTTCTTCCATCTCCCTCAGTCGAGATCAGTTGCGGGCGGTTTCTTCCAGGTCCCTCCACTGTATCCCGTTTCGCCGCGTTCCCGCTACACTGAAGAGATGTTGCTCGTGCGCCTCGTTTGTTGCGCTGCGTTAAGCCTCTCGCTGTTTGCCGCCGTCGCTCCTTCCACGCAGTCTTACCTCGTGGTGCCCTTCGTCAATCGAAGCGGCGACAGCAATCTCGATTGGGTCGGCGAAGGACTTTCTGAAAGCATTCGCGAGGCGCTATACGGCGCGGGAGCCACCATCCCTACCCGCGTCGAGCGAGAGCAGGCCGCGCGCCGCCTCACACTCCGCACCTCCCCGCACCTCACCCTCGCCTCCGCCAGCAAACTCGGGGAAGCGCTCGGCTGCGACCGCATTCTCTACGGTTACTTCGAACTCAAGCCAGACCCTTCCCAGCCCGGTGGCAAGGGGCTTCTCCAAGCCGTCGCTCGCGTCTTCGAACGCGCCTCCGTCGCCCGCATCCAGGAGTTCACCATCACCGGACCGCTCGAACAATTGGGCGCCACCCGAATTGACTTGGCTTGGTCCGTCCTGCACTGGGTGCAACCGGAGAATCCGGTCACGCTCGAAGAGTTCCGCCGCCGCAATCCCCCCGCCCGCATCACCGCGCTCGAAAGCTACTCCCGCGGACTCATGGCGGCGACGCCGGAGCAAAAGCACTGGTTCTTCGCCCAATCCGTCCGCCACGACCCGGGTTTCGAGCACCCCGCCTACCATCTGGGGCGCATCCAGTTTGAGAAGGAGAACTACCGCGAAGCGGAGAAATGGCTTCGCAAGGTCAGTTCCAGCCACCCGGCGTATTTGAACGCGTGCTTCCTCCTCGGGCTGAGCCAGTACGAGCTTTCCGATTTCGAAGGGGCTCGGACATCGTTCGATCGCGTTGCCGCCGCCGCCCCGACGCCCGAGGTCTGGAACAACCTCGCCGAGGCTGAAGGCCGCCTCGATCTCCCCTCGGCC encodes the following:
- a CDS encoding alpha/beta hydrolase, which gives rise to MNRMVWILACVAALVAQNGPTPPLTIPPGVEVKKDLVYARYGSREMHLDLYLPASGTSRPAVVYIHGGGWRNGSKNAFSRQAAHMAGRGFVGASIEYRLSGEATWPAAMHDAKAAVRWMRANAKAYGIDPKRIGAAGGSAGGHLVGMLGVTAGRTDLEGAGGSAGESSEVIAVAAFNPAVDLVSFGKSAPGNASNSVSAFLGGTFAERPAVWELATPITHVSAKSARFLFLHGDADTTVPIQQSIDMMEKLKASGVEAELMTAPGAVHGFFNRPPWFAPTLERMEQFFEKTLK
- a CDS encoding dodecin family protein; protein product: MSVARVTEVCASSPVSFDDAVAAAVQRAAATLENITGAWISDRYVKVTAGRISEYRVRLRISFLLHD
- a CDS encoding tetratricopeptide repeat protein, translated to MLLVRLVCCAALSLSLFAAVAPSTQSYLVVPFVNRSGDSNLDWVGEGLSESIREALYGAGATIPTRVEREQAARRLTLRTSPHLTLASASKLGEALGCDRILYGYFELKPDPSQPGGKGLLQAVARVFERASVARIQEFTITGPLEQLGATRIDLAWSVLHWVQPENPVTLEEFRRRNPPARITALESYSRGLMAATPEQKHWFFAQSVRHDPGFEHPAYHLGRIQFEKENYREAEKWLRKVSSSHPAYLNACFLLGLSQYELSDFEGARTSFDRVAAAAPTPEVWNNLAEAEGRLDLPSAIGTLEKALAADPSDPDFHFNLGYLLWQRGHYDGCAERFRAVLDRSPADEDATLMLGHCLQKSGPRAGDLRTTDLERLKDHRDKH
- a CDS encoding ROK family protein — protein: MNENGRPHTLCVDIGGTGIKALVVDDHGAPLTGRFREKTPEQATPEAVVAIVEKLAAQAGGFDRVSVGFPGVIKNGVVATAPNLDGPWTGFDIDRMLEARLGKAVLTENDAAVQGLGAVSGSGLEMVATLGTGLGAALYRDGKLAAGVEIAHHLFRKRRTYEECLGKKGLKKSGAMKWNRRLREAIRNWENLFHFDRLYLGGGNAGLVERPLPANVEIAPNVNGLLGGIALWKGRA
- a CDS encoding sulfatase, whose product is MPTRRELFAAAPAFLQNTAKAKNIVLLIADDLGLHTGAYGDATAKTPNLDRMAAEGIRFTNAYCTTASCSASRSVILSGLQNHTSGHFGHAHAPHNFSYLPAVKSAPELLRARGYRTGVIAKLHVNPLYQFPWDMNATNEGGRDVHAVARRAREFVQASQGKPFYLHVGFTDPHRAGNGFANRDYPGVTRNRFDPAKVRLPAYLPDNRPTREEVAEYYEASNRLDQGVGMIFDVLREAGQLDNSLVVFISDNGMPFPNAKTNCYDAGLHLPMIVRAPGARRGVLNNAMVNWTDLLPTFLEWSGAKGPDYPLQGKSLLPVLDQENPTGRDEVFFSHTFHEVTTYYPVRGMRNRRFKYIRNLYPELSYPHASDLWASKTWQSVLAEGERAKVGGRAVGAYLHRTKEELYDVSRDPDELENLAGTSAHRETLEKMRRRVQEWRVDTKDPWLTQSLYDGEEIPGRPPPNVPAGRKKG
- a CDS encoding M81 family metallopeptidase, producing the protein MRISILFLFAAFAMAQSRPVIGMGGIVHETNTFNPRKTTLADFETGIGGAKGILRGQEIIDRSVSANNTIAGFIAGARATRLDLYPTIVAGPQTIGAVRDAAFESLLKELLGGLRAAPKLDGILLFLHGTMVTESHPHADAEVVRRVRQVFGEKIPIVVVHDFHANVSEEIVRMTTALLTYKECPHLDAREQGERGARLMADIVAGKVRPTQAIVKPPMLFNILFHNTYAEPLKPVTDASKAAERNPKVLAASVSGGYQYADIPAMGPSAVVVTDNDPALARSEAERLANMLWGLREKLVFRAPTTAEAVDMAMHNGKYPVTLMDAGDNIGGGSAGDSTFVLSQLLEQKAEGWAMTIADPAAVDAAIRTGVGGAFDMAVGGKTDKMHGEPVRIRGRVKSIHDGRFVEPAVRHGGGRYWDMGVSALIEVEGSTPDLPNYLLLTPKRVIPFSLHQLISVGVYPDRMKILVAKGTIAPRAAYEPVSARIIAVDSGGVTSMNPARFQYKHVRPNLFGMK
- a CDS encoding FAD:protein FMN transferase, with product MGTLFRIVLHAPDEAAAKRAFDGAFAIARDLDARLSDYKPDSELNRLCRAGEGTVSAELFGVLRLAREVARKTGGAFDPAAGALIRLWRRGRAAGSLPKEEAIAAARKASGWRHVEFDRRRRRVRLTAPGIQLDLGGIAKGWAADRMLDCLRGAGIDQALVAASGDLAIGAAPPGRRGWRVSLGEGGPVEELRHCAVSTSGPAEQSAVLNGVRYSHIVDPRTGWALRESKPVTVVAARGALADALATALSVEPGLRLDSWRKVRVLR
- a CDS encoding sulfatase-like hydrolase/transferase yields the protein MNTTRRQFLGGTAGVATLAAAGGRPNLLLLFPDQWRPDWGGWNGNLDVRTPNLNTLRKRGIEFTRATVASPLCAPSRACLASGRAYERCGVINNGQDYPLDQPTFYTLLRESGYHTMACGKIDLHKKTLDWGVDGKRSTGDWGFSDAIDNAGKRDAPRSARDGQPKDPYMAMLRKRGLMQTHIDDFAHREEYKDTNPTPLPDDAYCDNWIGQNGLDLLRRAPSGKPWFLQVNFTGPHGPMDITRAMEKRVRGRKFPGPFRSHQYDAAIHNAIRENYTAMCENLDLWVGRYLEELRKRGELDNTIVIFSSDHGEMLGDHNRWGKTVPYWQSAGVPMIAAGPGIKAGVRSAELASILDFGATFLDYGGVARPASMDSRSLRGLFEGKVKRHRECATSGLNDWRMAWDGRYKLVTGFDPAASGKQAGPGTPLLFDLAEDREEANNLHAARPELVRKLAEMLHG